The Methylocystis sp. ATCC 49242 region AAATCTCCGGCCACTTCAATGACAACCGGACCTTCCAGACCTATGCGCCGAACGATCCGAACCTCGTGCAAAAGCTCGAGGCGAAGAAGGTGCAGATCAGCGCCAAGCCGGCCAGCGACAATCCGGGCTGGCTCTCCACGCTGCTCGTGAACGGCCTGCCGCTGCTTCTGTTCATCGGCGTCTGGATCTACATGGCGCGCCAGATGCAGGGAGGAGCTGGCGGCCGCGCCATGGGCTTTGGCAAGTCCAAGGCGAAGCTGCTCACCGAAATGGCCGGCAAGGTGACGTTCGAGGATGTCGCGGGCGTCGACGAGGCGAAGGAGGATTTGCAGGAGATCGTGGAGTTTCTGCGCGATCCGGGCAAGTTCCAGCGTCTGGGCGGACGTATTCCGCGCGGCGTGTTGCTCGTCGGACCGCCCGGCACGGGCAAGACGCTGCTGGCGCGCGCCATCGCGGGCGAGGCCGGCGTGCCCTTCTTCTCGATCTCGGGTTCTGACTTCGTCGAAATGTTCGTCGGCGTCGGCGCGAGCCGCGTCCGCGACATGTTCGAGCAGGCGAAGAAGAACGCGCCCTGCATTATCTTCGTCGACGAAATCGACGCGGTGGGCCGTCATCGCGGCGCCGGTCTCGGCGGCGGCAATGACGAGCGCGAGCAGACCCTGAACCAGCTGCTGGTCGAGATGGACGGCTTCGAGGCGAATGAGGGGATCATCCTCATCGCGGCGACCAACCGTCCGGACGTTCTCGATCCGGCGCTGATGCGTCCGGGCCGCTTCGACCGTCAGATCCAGGTTCCGAACCCCGACTTCATCGGCCGCGAGAAGATCCTGAAGGTTCACGCCCGCAAGGTGCCGCTGGCGCCGGACGTCGACCTGAAGGTGGTGGCGCGCGGCACGCCGGGCTTCTCGGGCGCGGATCTGATGAACCTTGTCAACGAGGCGGCGCTGCTTGCGGCGCGCCGGTCGAAGCGGATCGTCACGAATCAGGAGTTCGAGGACGCGCGCGACAAGATCATGATGGGCGCCGAGCGCCGCACGCTGGTGATGACCGACGAGGAGAAGAAACTCACGGCCTATCACGAGGGCGGACATGCTCTGGTTCAGCTGACGGTCCCCGGCGCGATGCCGATCCACAAGGCGACGATCATCCCGCGCGGCCGCGCGCTGGGTATGGTGCAGGGCCTGCCGGAGCGGGATCAGGTGTCGCAGACCTATGAGCAGTTGACCGCAATGCTCGCGATCGCCATGGGCGGCCGCGTGGCGGAGGAACTGATCTTCGGCCACGACAAGGTGACTTCGGGCGCCGCGTCGGACATCCAGCAGTGCACCCGCGTGGCTCGGGCGATGATCACGCAGCTCGGCTTCTCCGACAAGCTCGGGACGGTGGCGTATGCCGAACCGCAGCAGGAGCAGTTCCTGGGCTATTCGCTCGGCCGCCAGCAGAGTCTCTCCGAGGCGACGCAGCAAACGATCGACGCGGAAGTGCGCCGGCTGGTTCAGGAAGGTTACGACGAGGCGAAGCGCATCCTGACCGAGAAGCGCGCTCAACTCGACACGCTGGCGAACGGACTCCTCGAGTTCGAGACGCTCACCGGCGAGGAGATGAAGGGCCTGCTCGTCGGCAAACGTCCGGTCCGCGAGGACACGAGCGCGACGCCGACACAGCCTCCGCGCGGCTCCGGCGTCCCGGCGACGGGCCAGAAGCCCGAGCCCGACGTTGACGGCGGCATGTCGCCTCAGCCCGTCTGATCCGGCTTCGGCACGACAGGAAAGGCCCGGCGCAAGCCGGGCCTTTTTCTTTTTGGCTTCAAGGGTTTCCTTGTCGCGAGGCGCAAAGGAGCCCGGCACCTGTAATGGCGGATTTTGCCCCCAGTTTGGCGACAAAGTCACTGTTGTCTTGTGTGGTACGAGGCAAGATGTGACAGCTGCGAGGGTCATGACCTCGAGCGAAAAAACATGGAGGAATAATTCATATGAGCTCGACGACAAGCGCGGCTGCTGGCGCAGCTGCAGAAGTAGAATCCGTAGTCGATCTGCGTGGCATGTGGATTGGCCTCGTATTGCTGAACGTGTTTTATCTGATCGTTCGCATTTACGAGCAGGTCTTTGGCTGGCGCGCGGGTCTGGACTCGTTCGCTCCGGAGTTCCAGACGTATTGGATGTCGATCCTGTGGACGGAGATTCCGCTTGAGCTGGTTTCGGGCCTCGGCCTTGCCGGCTATCTGTGGAAGACCCGCGACCGCAACGTCGACGCTGTTACGCCTCGTGAAGAGATGCGTCGTCTCGTTGTCCTGGTTCAGTGGCTTGTCGTTTACGGCATCGCCATTTACTGGGGCGCTTCGTTCTTCACGGAGCAGGACGGCACCTGGCACATGACGGTGATTCGCGACACGGACTTCACGCCGTCGCACATCATCGAGTTCTACATGAGCTACCCGATCTACTCGGTTATCGCGGTTGGCGCGTTCTTCTATGCGAAGACCCGCATTCCGTATTTTGCTCATGGCTACTCGCTGGCGTTCCTGATCGTCGCCATCGGCCCGTTCATGATCATCCCGAACGTTGGCCTGAATGAGTGGGGCCACACCTTCTGGTTCATGGAAGAGCTGTTCGTTGCTCCGCTTCACTGGGGCTTCGTGTTCTTCGGCTGGATGGCTCTGGGTGTGTTCGGCGTCGTCCTTCAGATCCTGATGCGCATCCATGCCCTCGTCGGCAAGGAAGGCGTCAAGCTCCTGACCGAGTAATGACGATGGCCGCCCGCGCCGAGCGCGCGGGCGGTTTTCTCTAAAAGGAGGTGAAACGCGATGGTTTTAAACGCACTTCTCGTGGCGTCCTTACTTTCGCCGTTGGCGTTCTGGTTTGCGGCGCCCCGCCGGGTCACCGCTCCGGTTCGGGTCCGCTGCAGGGCGAAACTTTAAAGCTGATCCGTCTCGAACCTCCCATCGAGCAACGGGCTACCCGCCGATGCCGCTGACCAGCGGCGCCGTGCGGGTTAGCTTTTACAGAGTTTACAATCCTGAATTTGTAACTGTGCATTGTAATTTCATTCATGTGGTCTAGATCGAACCCTGCGGCGCGCGATCATCGTCGTGCACATAAGCAGGAGAGCGCTCATGAATGATCTTCTCGTTATTGCTTTTCCGTCGGAGGAGAAGGCCGAGCAGGTCCGGCAAAAGCTTTTTACGATGCAAAAGGAATATTTGATCGAAATGGGCGACGCGGTCGTGGCCGTCAAAGGCGCCGACGGTGAAATCAAGCTCAATCAGCTGTTCAACACGACAGCGATCGGGGGCGTTTCCGGCGCCTTCTGGGGCGCGCTTATCGGCCTGATCTTCATGATGCCGCTTGCCGGCGCGGCGCTCGGCGCGGCCTCGGGCGCGGTGTCCGGCGCGCTGACCGATTTCGGCATCGACGACAAGTTCATGAAGGACGTCGCAGGAGCGATTCCGCCGGGCGGAGCGGCGTTGTTCGTGCTCGTTCGCAAAATGACGACGGACAAGGTTCTCGAGGGGCTCAAGGGCGTCGGCGGCGTGGTGCTGCGCACGTCTTTCGAGAAATCCAAGGAAGACGCCATTCGTGCGGCGCTTTCCGCGCAGGCTCCGTCAGCCTGACACAAAAAATGCGCGCCGGGTTGTAATGACCCGGCGCGCATGGAGCTTTATTCAATCAAGCGATTGTTTCTTCCCCGGCTTTACGCCGATGCGAGTGAAGCGTCATGTAGAAGCTGACGACAACGAAACCAATGCCCAGCAGCGCGACGATGATGAAGAGCGACGTCCTCTGAATGATCGCCATCGCTGGCACGAAGATGGCGAGGATGAGGCCGACGACGCAGATCTGCCATGCCTCCGCGTGCACGCCGGCGACGAAAGTCGCGAGCGCGAGAAGCGTCATGAGGTTCAGGCCGGTGGCGTTGACGTCGACGAGGGTGCGGATCGTCGGCGAGTAAATCAGCCACATGGCCGCGAGGAACGCCGCCCAATGCAAGATTTGCGTCCAGATGAGTTTGATTCGCTCCTGTCGCGTGTCCGCGTGGCGCCAGCCGACGTAAATGCAGATCGCGCAATAAACAGGGGTCAGCAACTCCCAGTAATAGCCCGACGGCTCGCCCGTGAAAGTGACGAGGCCGATGCCGAAAACCGCCATCGACAACATGATGATGTAGGGAAGATCGATCTTGACTACATCGAGGAAGAGAACTTCCGCAGGCTGCGTCCGGATCTCCTCGATCCCTTCTTCGAGCGCTTCCACCCAGCCGTGCTCATGAGGCTTTTGGCCTTCGGTGGC contains the following coding sequences:
- the ftsH gene encoding ATP-dependent zinc metalloprotease FtsH, yielding MKANWKKYLPWVVFVAVAGVLFAMFQHQQSRTPAREITFSELLVQIDEGRVHDVTIAGNEISGHFNDNRTFQTYAPNDPNLVQKLEAKKVQISAKPASDNPGWLSTLLVNGLPLLLFIGVWIYMARQMQGGAGGRAMGFGKSKAKLLTEMAGKVTFEDVAGVDEAKEDLQEIVEFLRDPGKFQRLGGRIPRGVLLVGPPGTGKTLLARAIAGEAGVPFFSISGSDFVEMFVGVGASRVRDMFEQAKKNAPCIIFVDEIDAVGRHRGAGLGGGNDEREQTLNQLLVEMDGFEANEGIILIAATNRPDVLDPALMRPGRFDRQIQVPNPDFIGREKILKVHARKVPLAPDVDLKVVARGTPGFSGADLMNLVNEAALLAARRSKRIVTNQEFEDARDKIMMGAERRTLVMTDEEKKLTAYHEGGHALVQLTVPGAMPIHKATIIPRGRALGMVQGLPERDQVSQTYEQLTAMLAIAMGGRVAEELIFGHDKVTSGAASDIQQCTRVARAMITQLGFSDKLGTVAYAEPQQEQFLGYSLGRQQSLSEATQQTIDAEVRRLVQEGYDEAKRILTEKRAQLDTLANGLLEFETLTGEEMKGLLVGKRPVREDTSATPTQPPRGSGVPATGQKPEPDVDGGMSPQPV
- the amoC gene encoding bacterial ammonia monooxygenase, subunit AmoC; translated protein: MSSTTSAAAGAAAEVESVVDLRGMWIGLVLLNVFYLIVRIYEQVFGWRAGLDSFAPEFQTYWMSILWTEIPLELVSGLGLAGYLWKTRDRNVDAVTPREEMRRLVVLVQWLVVYGIAIYWGASFFTEQDGTWHMTVIRDTDFTPSHIIEFYMSYPIYSVIAVGAFFYAKTRIPYFAHGYSLAFLIVAIGPFMIIPNVGLNEWGHTFWFMEELFVAPLHWGFVFFGWMALGVFGVVLQILMRIHALVGKEGVKLLTE
- a CDS encoding DUF1269 domain-containing protein → MNDLLVIAFPSEEKAEQVRQKLFTMQKEYLIEMGDAVVAVKGADGEIKLNQLFNTTAIGGVSGAFWGALIGLIFMMPLAGAALGAASGAVSGALTDFGIDDKFMKDVAGAIPPGGAALFVLVRKMTTDKVLEGLKGVGGVVLRTSFEKSKEDAIRAALSAQAPSA